Proteins from one Paenibacillus amylolyticus genomic window:
- a CDS encoding SGNH/GDSL hydrolase family protein gives MCNRIEQLNADADIIFFMGGRNDFSSGTTAFGDINTSPSSTDTFYGELKHVAEGLIQRYPTKLIVFLTPPHGSSTAVPEYLPNPVTGRVYSEYIAAIKEVASLYSIPVCDLWNIAGIQPLLKVHNHLYFTGENGVPDGLHPNQAGHSRLAARIVGFLNTL, from the coding sequence ATGTGCAATCGAATTGAACAACTGAATGCTGATGCAGATATCATTTTTTTTATGGGAGGAAGAAATGATTTTTCCAGTGGTACGACTGCATTTGGTGACATAAACACTTCCCCGAGCTCGACAGATACATTTTATGGGGAACTTAAGCATGTAGCAGAAGGCTTGATCCAGCGCTATCCAACCAAGCTGATTGTCTTTTTGACTCCTCCGCATGGATCAAGTACAGCCGTCCCTGAATATCTGCCCAATCCGGTGACTGGACGGGTATACTCCGAGTATATTGCTGCGATCAAAGAGGTGGCATCTTTGTACTCCATTCCAGTCTGTGATCTGTGGAACATTGCGGGAATACAGCCTTTATTGAAGGTACATAACCATTTATACTTTACTGGCGAAAACGGTGTGCCTGATGGGCTTCATCCCAACCAGGCCGGACATTCGAGATTGGCGGCAAGAATCGTGGGCTTCCTTAATACGTTGTAG